A window from Citrus sinensis cultivar Valencia sweet orange chromosome 3, DVS_A1.0, whole genome shotgun sequence encodes these proteins:
- the LOC102622363 gene encoding uncharacterized protein LOC102622363 isoform X1, whose protein sequence is MSSDTAKENASVVDSSVTEKHDVGNSDDPESSSYKANEHRCPSLAKEAKAGHSNGQLENSTDNKKGKLYNTRYFIIKSLNHQNIQLSIEKEIWATQVMNEPILEEAFHSSAPVLQNSGKVILIFSVNMSGFFQGYAQMMSSVGWRRDNVWSQGNGKNNPWGRSFKVKWLRLNTLPFQKTLHLKNPLNDYKPVKISRDCQELPQDIGEALCDLLDGKDDVDGIQTSFHRDDLPAKRPCIEPSCSLGDEEYHKPPLHVPLGKTPMPYPSFLYQHQGGPSNFHLAQRCGGDAENLPFTSMSSKFSRIYHSRKGNLSNLQVDCDLSSRYDFWGLSADSPLASTITEDDFLEMVLVPVFSNLEMVWANKSSQFSPSQLNNTVDPLQKFWFCILYYNLVLLEHSGGKLWHCFGAFFNPNYANESLFV, encoded by the exons ATGTCGTCTGATACTGCTAAAGAAAATGCTTCTGTGGTCGATTCATCGGTGACTGAAAAACATGATGTGGGGAATTCAGATGATCCAG AGAGCTCAAGCTACAAAGCTAACGAGCATCGCTGTCCCTCTCTGGCCAAAGAAGCAAAAGCAGGGCATTCTAATGGGCAGTTGGAAAATTCTACGGACAACAAAAAGGGTAAATTGTATAATACaagatattttatcattaagaGTTTGAATCATCAAAATATCCAACTATCAATCGAGAAGGAGATTTGGGCTACTCAGGTCATGAATGAACCAATTTTGGAGGAAGCCTTTCAT AGCAGTGCACCTGTTTTGCAGAACTCTGGTAAAGTCATTCTTATATTTAGTGTCAACATGAGTGGTTTCTTTCAAGGGTATGCCCAAATGATGTCTTCTGTTGGGTGGAGGCGAGACAATGTCTGGAGTCAAGGAAATGGTAAAAATAATCCTTGGGGACGCAGTTTTAAAGTCAAATGGCTTCgattaaatactttacctttccaaaagactcttcaTCTCAAGAATCCATTGAATGACTACAAACCTGTGAAAATTAGCAGAGATTGCCAG GAATTACCCCAAGATATTGGGGAAGCTCTCTGTGACCTTCTTGATGGAAAGGATGATGTGGACGGCATTCAGACAAG TTTCCACAGGGATGATCTTCCTGCAAAGAGGCCTTGTATAGAGCCTTCATGCTCTCTGGGAGATGAAGAATATCATAAGCCTCCACTGCATGTGCCTTTGGGAAAGACACCCATGCCTTATCCTTCCTTCCTCTACCAACATCAAGGTGGACcaagtaattttcatttagcaCAGAGATGTGGTGGTGATGCTGAAAATTTGCCTTTCACTTCTATgtcatcaaaattttctagGATATATCATTCTCGCAAGGGAAACCTCAGTAATTTACAAGTGGATTGTGATTTGTCTTCTCGATATGATTTTTGGGGTTTGTCTGCAGACAGTCCTCTTGCCAGCACAATAACAGAGGATGATTTTCTTGAAATGGTATTGGTTCCTGTCTTCTCAAACTTGGAAATG GTGTGGGCCAATAAATCAAGCCAGTTTAGCCCTTCACAGCTTAACAACACGGTAGATCCACttcaaaaattttggtttTGCATTCTCTATTATAATCTGGTGCTGCTTGAACACAGTGGAGGGAAGTTGTGGCATTGTTTTGGTGCATTTTTTAATCCTAACTATGCAAATGAAAGTTTATTTGTGTAG
- the LOC102622363 gene encoding uncharacterized protein LOC102622363 isoform X11: MSSDTAKENASVVDSSVTEKHDVGNSDDPESSSYKANEHRCPSLAKEAKAGHSNGQLENSTDNKKGKLYNTRYFIIKSLNHQNIQLSIEKEIWATQVMNEPILEEAFHSSAPVLQNSGKVILIFSVNMSGFFQGYAQMMSSVGWRRDNVWSQGNGKNNPWGRSFKVKWLRLNTLPFQKTLHLKNPLNDYKPVKISRDCQELPQDIGEALCDLLDGKDDVDGIQTSFHRDDLPAKRPCIEPSCSLGDEEYHKPPLHVPLGKTPMPYPSFLYQHQGGPNSPLASTITEDDFLEMVWANKSSQFSPSQLNNTVDPLQKFWFCILYYNLVLLEHSGGKLWHCFGAFFNPNYANESLFV, translated from the exons ATGTCGTCTGATACTGCTAAAGAAAATGCTTCTGTGGTCGATTCATCGGTGACTGAAAAACATGATGTGGGGAATTCAGATGATCCAG AGAGCTCAAGCTACAAAGCTAACGAGCATCGCTGTCCCTCTCTGGCCAAAGAAGCAAAAGCAGGGCATTCTAATGGGCAGTTGGAAAATTCTACGGACAACAAAAAGGGTAAATTGTATAATACaagatattttatcattaagaGTTTGAATCATCAAAATATCCAACTATCAATCGAGAAGGAGATTTGGGCTACTCAGGTCATGAATGAACCAATTTTGGAGGAAGCCTTTCAT AGCAGTGCACCTGTTTTGCAGAACTCTGGTAAAGTCATTCTTATATTTAGTGTCAACATGAGTGGTTTCTTTCAAGGGTATGCCCAAATGATGTCTTCTGTTGGGTGGAGGCGAGACAATGTCTGGAGTCAAGGAAATGGTAAAAATAATCCTTGGGGACGCAGTTTTAAAGTCAAATGGCTTCgattaaatactttacctttccaaaagactcttcaTCTCAAGAATCCATTGAATGACTACAAACCTGTGAAAATTAGCAGAGATTGCCAG GAATTACCCCAAGATATTGGGGAAGCTCTCTGTGACCTTCTTGATGGAAAGGATGATGTGGACGGCATTCAGACAAG TTTCCACAGGGATGATCTTCCTGCAAAGAGGCCTTGTATAGAGCCTTCATGCTCTCTGGGAGATGAAGAATATCATAAGCCTCCACTGCATGTGCCTTTGGGAAAGACACCCATGCCTTATCCTTCCTTCCTCTACCAACATCAAGGTGGACcaa ACAGTCCTCTTGCCAGCACAATAACAGAGGATGATTTTCTTGAAATG GTGTGGGCCAATAAATCAAGCCAGTTTAGCCCTTCACAGCTTAACAACACGGTAGATCCACttcaaaaattttggtttTGCATTCTCTATTATAATCTGGTGCTGCTTGAACACAGTGGAGGGAAGTTGTGGCATTGTTTTGGTGCATTTTTTAATCCTAACTATGCAAATGAAAGTTTATTTGTGTAG
- the LOC102622363 gene encoding uncharacterized protein LOC102622363 isoform X3, with protein sequence MSSDTAKENASVVDSSVTEKHDVGNSDDPESSSYKANEHRCPSLAKEAKAGHSNGQLENSTDNKKGKLYNTRYFIIKSLNHQNIQLSIEKEIWATQVMNEPILEEAFHSSAPVLQNSGKVILIFSVNMSGFFQGYAQMMSSVGWRRDNVWSQGNGKNNPWGRSFKVKWLRLNTLPFQKTLHLKNPLNDYKPVKISRDCQELPQDIGEALCDLLDGKDDVDGIQTRDDLPAKRPCIEPSCSLGDEEYHKPPLHVPLGKTPMPYPSFLYQHQGGPSNFHLAQRCGGDAENLPFTSMSSKFSRIYHSRKGNLSNLQVDCDLSSRYDFWGLSADSPLASTITEDDFLEMVLVPVFSNLEMVWANKSSQFSPSQLNNTVDPLQKFWFCILYYNLVLLEHSGGKLWHCFGAFFNPNYANESLFV encoded by the exons ATGTCGTCTGATACTGCTAAAGAAAATGCTTCTGTGGTCGATTCATCGGTGACTGAAAAACATGATGTGGGGAATTCAGATGATCCAG AGAGCTCAAGCTACAAAGCTAACGAGCATCGCTGTCCCTCTCTGGCCAAAGAAGCAAAAGCAGGGCATTCTAATGGGCAGTTGGAAAATTCTACGGACAACAAAAAGGGTAAATTGTATAATACaagatattttatcattaagaGTTTGAATCATCAAAATATCCAACTATCAATCGAGAAGGAGATTTGGGCTACTCAGGTCATGAATGAACCAATTTTGGAGGAAGCCTTTCAT AGCAGTGCACCTGTTTTGCAGAACTCTGGTAAAGTCATTCTTATATTTAGTGTCAACATGAGTGGTTTCTTTCAAGGGTATGCCCAAATGATGTCTTCTGTTGGGTGGAGGCGAGACAATGTCTGGAGTCAAGGAAATGGTAAAAATAATCCTTGGGGACGCAGTTTTAAAGTCAAATGGCTTCgattaaatactttacctttccaaaagactcttcaTCTCAAGAATCCATTGAATGACTACAAACCTGTGAAAATTAGCAGAGATTGCCAG GAATTACCCCAAGATATTGGGGAAGCTCTCTGTGACCTTCTTGATGGAAAGGATGATGTGGACGGCATTCAGACAAG GGATGATCTTCCTGCAAAGAGGCCTTGTATAGAGCCTTCATGCTCTCTGGGAGATGAAGAATATCATAAGCCTCCACTGCATGTGCCTTTGGGAAAGACACCCATGCCTTATCCTTCCTTCCTCTACCAACATCAAGGTGGACcaagtaattttcatttagcaCAGAGATGTGGTGGTGATGCTGAAAATTTGCCTTTCACTTCTATgtcatcaaaattttctagGATATATCATTCTCGCAAGGGAAACCTCAGTAATTTACAAGTGGATTGTGATTTGTCTTCTCGATATGATTTTTGGGGTTTGTCTGCAGACAGTCCTCTTGCCAGCACAATAACAGAGGATGATTTTCTTGAAATGGTATTGGTTCCTGTCTTCTCAAACTTGGAAATG GTGTGGGCCAATAAATCAAGCCAGTTTAGCCCTTCACAGCTTAACAACACGGTAGATCCACttcaaaaattttggtttTGCATTCTCTATTATAATCTGGTGCTGCTTGAACACAGTGGAGGGAAGTTGTGGCATTGTTTTGGTGCATTTTTTAATCCTAACTATGCAAATGAAAGTTTATTTGTGTAG
- the LOC102622363 gene encoding uncharacterized protein LOC102622363 isoform X7, which yields MSSDTAKENASVVDSSVTEKHDVGNSDDPESSSYKANEHRCPSLAKEAKAGHSNGQLENSTDNKKGKLYNTRYFIIKSLNHQNIQLSIEKEIWATQVMNEPILEEAFHSSAPVLQNSGKVILIFSVNMSGFFQGYAQMMSSVGWRRDNVWSQGNGKNNPWGRSFKVKWLRLNTLPFQKTLHLKNPLNDYKPVKISRDCQELPQDIGEALCDLLDGKDDVDGIQTSFHRDDLPAKRPCIEPSCSLGDEEYHKPPLHVPLGKTPMPYPSFLYQHQGGPNSPLASTITEDDFLEMVLVPVFSNLEMVWANKSSQFSPSQLNNTVDPLQKFWFCILYYNLVLLEHSGGKLWHCFGAFFNPNYANESLFV from the exons ATGTCGTCTGATACTGCTAAAGAAAATGCTTCTGTGGTCGATTCATCGGTGACTGAAAAACATGATGTGGGGAATTCAGATGATCCAG AGAGCTCAAGCTACAAAGCTAACGAGCATCGCTGTCCCTCTCTGGCCAAAGAAGCAAAAGCAGGGCATTCTAATGGGCAGTTGGAAAATTCTACGGACAACAAAAAGGGTAAATTGTATAATACaagatattttatcattaagaGTTTGAATCATCAAAATATCCAACTATCAATCGAGAAGGAGATTTGGGCTACTCAGGTCATGAATGAACCAATTTTGGAGGAAGCCTTTCAT AGCAGTGCACCTGTTTTGCAGAACTCTGGTAAAGTCATTCTTATATTTAGTGTCAACATGAGTGGTTTCTTTCAAGGGTATGCCCAAATGATGTCTTCTGTTGGGTGGAGGCGAGACAATGTCTGGAGTCAAGGAAATGGTAAAAATAATCCTTGGGGACGCAGTTTTAAAGTCAAATGGCTTCgattaaatactttacctttccaaaagactcttcaTCTCAAGAATCCATTGAATGACTACAAACCTGTGAAAATTAGCAGAGATTGCCAG GAATTACCCCAAGATATTGGGGAAGCTCTCTGTGACCTTCTTGATGGAAAGGATGATGTGGACGGCATTCAGACAAG TTTCCACAGGGATGATCTTCCTGCAAAGAGGCCTTGTATAGAGCCTTCATGCTCTCTGGGAGATGAAGAATATCATAAGCCTCCACTGCATGTGCCTTTGGGAAAGACACCCATGCCTTATCCTTCCTTCCTCTACCAACATCAAGGTGGACcaa ACAGTCCTCTTGCCAGCACAATAACAGAGGATGATTTTCTTGAAATGGTATTGGTTCCTGTCTTCTCAAACTTGGAAATG GTGTGGGCCAATAAATCAAGCCAGTTTAGCCCTTCACAGCTTAACAACACGGTAGATCCACttcaaaaattttggtttTGCATTCTCTATTATAATCTGGTGCTGCTTGAACACAGTGGAGGGAAGTTGTGGCATTGTTTTGGTGCATTTTTTAATCCTAACTATGCAAATGAAAGTTTATTTGTGTAG
- the LOC102622363 gene encoding uncharacterized protein LOC102622363 isoform X5 — protein MSSDTAKENASVVDSSVTEKHDVGNSDDPESSSYKANEHRCPSLAKEAKAGHSNGQLENSTDNKKGKLYNTRYFIIKSLNHQNIQLSIEKEIWATQVMNEPILEEAFHSSAPVLQNSGKVILIFSVNMSGFFQGYAQMMSSVGWRRDNVWSQGNGKNNPWGRSFKVKWLRLNTLPFQKTLHLKNPLNDYKPVKISRDCQELPQDIGEALCDLLDGKDDVDGIQTSFHRDDLPAKRPCIEPSCSLGDEEYHKPPLHVPLGKTPMPYPSFLYQHQGGPSNFHLAQRCGGDAENLPFTSMSSKFSRIYHSRKGNLSNLQVDCDLSSRYDFWGLSADSPLASTITEDDFLEMVWANKSSQFSPSQLNNTVDPLQKFWFCILYYNLVLLEHSGGKLWHCFGAFFNPNYANESLFV, from the exons ATGTCGTCTGATACTGCTAAAGAAAATGCTTCTGTGGTCGATTCATCGGTGACTGAAAAACATGATGTGGGGAATTCAGATGATCCAG AGAGCTCAAGCTACAAAGCTAACGAGCATCGCTGTCCCTCTCTGGCCAAAGAAGCAAAAGCAGGGCATTCTAATGGGCAGTTGGAAAATTCTACGGACAACAAAAAGGGTAAATTGTATAATACaagatattttatcattaagaGTTTGAATCATCAAAATATCCAACTATCAATCGAGAAGGAGATTTGGGCTACTCAGGTCATGAATGAACCAATTTTGGAGGAAGCCTTTCAT AGCAGTGCACCTGTTTTGCAGAACTCTGGTAAAGTCATTCTTATATTTAGTGTCAACATGAGTGGTTTCTTTCAAGGGTATGCCCAAATGATGTCTTCTGTTGGGTGGAGGCGAGACAATGTCTGGAGTCAAGGAAATGGTAAAAATAATCCTTGGGGACGCAGTTTTAAAGTCAAATGGCTTCgattaaatactttacctttccaaaagactcttcaTCTCAAGAATCCATTGAATGACTACAAACCTGTGAAAATTAGCAGAGATTGCCAG GAATTACCCCAAGATATTGGGGAAGCTCTCTGTGACCTTCTTGATGGAAAGGATGATGTGGACGGCATTCAGACAAG TTTCCACAGGGATGATCTTCCTGCAAAGAGGCCTTGTATAGAGCCTTCATGCTCTCTGGGAGATGAAGAATATCATAAGCCTCCACTGCATGTGCCTTTGGGAAAGACACCCATGCCTTATCCTTCCTTCCTCTACCAACATCAAGGTGGACcaagtaattttcatttagcaCAGAGATGTGGTGGTGATGCTGAAAATTTGCCTTTCACTTCTATgtcatcaaaattttctagGATATATCATTCTCGCAAGGGAAACCTCAGTAATTTACAAGTGGATTGTGATTTGTCTTCTCGATATGATTTTTGGGGTTTGTCTGCAGACAGTCCTCTTGCCAGCACAATAACAGAGGATGATTTTCTTGAAATG GTGTGGGCCAATAAATCAAGCCAGTTTAGCCCTTCACAGCTTAACAACACGGTAGATCCACttcaaaaattttggtttTGCATTCTCTATTATAATCTGGTGCTGCTTGAACACAGTGGAGGGAAGTTGTGGCATTGTTTTGGTGCATTTTTTAATCCTAACTATGCAAATGAAAGTTTATTTGTGTAG
- the LOC102622363 gene encoding uncharacterized protein LOC102622363 isoform X4 codes for MSSDTAKENASVVDSSVTEKHDVGNSDDPESSSYKANEHRCPSLAKEAKAGHSNGQLENSTDNKKGKLYNTRYFIIKSLNHQNIQLSIEKEIWATQVMNEPILEEAFHNSGKVILIFSVNMSGFFQGYAQMMSSVGWRRDNVWSQGNGKNNPWGRSFKVKWLRLNTLPFQKTLHLKNPLNDYKPVKISRDCQELPQDIGEALCDLLDGKDDVDGIQTSFHRDDLPAKRPCIEPSCSLGDEEYHKPPLHVPLGKTPMPYPSFLYQHQGGPSNFHLAQRCGGDAENLPFTSMSSKFSRIYHSRKGNLSNLQVDCDLSSRYDFWGLSADSPLASTITEDDFLEMVLVPVFSNLEMVWANKSSQFSPSQLNNTVDPLQKFWFCILYYNLVLLEHSGGKLWHCFGAFFNPNYANESLFV; via the exons ATGTCGTCTGATACTGCTAAAGAAAATGCTTCTGTGGTCGATTCATCGGTGACTGAAAAACATGATGTGGGGAATTCAGATGATCCAG AGAGCTCAAGCTACAAAGCTAACGAGCATCGCTGTCCCTCTCTGGCCAAAGAAGCAAAAGCAGGGCATTCTAATGGGCAGTTGGAAAATTCTACGGACAACAAAAAGGGTAAATTGTATAATACaagatattttatcattaagaGTTTGAATCATCAAAATATCCAACTATCAATCGAGAAGGAGATTTGGGCTACTCAGGTCATGAATGAACCAATTTTGGAGGAAGCCTTTCAT AACTCTGGTAAAGTCATTCTTATATTTAGTGTCAACATGAGTGGTTTCTTTCAAGGGTATGCCCAAATGATGTCTTCTGTTGGGTGGAGGCGAGACAATGTCTGGAGTCAAGGAAATGGTAAAAATAATCCTTGGGGACGCAGTTTTAAAGTCAAATGGCTTCgattaaatactttacctttccaaaagactcttcaTCTCAAGAATCCATTGAATGACTACAAACCTGTGAAAATTAGCAGAGATTGCCAG GAATTACCCCAAGATATTGGGGAAGCTCTCTGTGACCTTCTTGATGGAAAGGATGATGTGGACGGCATTCAGACAAG TTTCCACAGGGATGATCTTCCTGCAAAGAGGCCTTGTATAGAGCCTTCATGCTCTCTGGGAGATGAAGAATATCATAAGCCTCCACTGCATGTGCCTTTGGGAAAGACACCCATGCCTTATCCTTCCTTCCTCTACCAACATCAAGGTGGACcaagtaattttcatttagcaCAGAGATGTGGTGGTGATGCTGAAAATTTGCCTTTCACTTCTATgtcatcaaaattttctagGATATATCATTCTCGCAAGGGAAACCTCAGTAATTTACAAGTGGATTGTGATTTGTCTTCTCGATATGATTTTTGGGGTTTGTCTGCAGACAGTCCTCTTGCCAGCACAATAACAGAGGATGATTTTCTTGAAATGGTATTGGTTCCTGTCTTCTCAAACTTGGAAATG GTGTGGGCCAATAAATCAAGCCAGTTTAGCCCTTCACAGCTTAACAACACGGTAGATCCACttcaaaaattttggtttTGCATTCTCTATTATAATCTGGTGCTGCTTGAACACAGTGGAGGGAAGTTGTGGCATTGTTTTGGTGCATTTTTTAATCCTAACTATGCAAATGAAAGTTTATTTGTGTAG